TTATAAACTCAAAACCATAGCTAACACGGCCAAttagagaaaaggaaaataggaCAGAGTCACTgagaaataaaaagtaacaaaccagCTGCCTCAAACGGCGGAAAACGCGAAAGAtgttatttttccattttaatgtTTGAGAGGGCGGTACGATCTTCATTGACCAATCGCAAGGCAAAGCTAAGCAAAACCAAGACAATTCAGGATCATTTTTGACAACAAAGTGCTAATTGCTTCTAGGTTAGGAAAGTTCACTCACCAGACATGACTAAGTGCCGGTAAATATTTCGGGGCGTTCCTTTATAACGCACTTGTCGTCTGAAAATCAATAACGAAAGTTAATAGCTGCTTtaatatatactaaaacagtgagataataaagccaaaaaaatgattttaactcaATTATttctgcaacgattacaatatttcgGGGGCAAATCCTGTGCGAGTTTCCAAGAGGTGAATAGAAAAGTATATTCGGTGTTTTAGTAGCTAATTATAGCGTGCCTTCAACGCCATCCACTGTTTAAGTATATACTAATTAATGAAATCGCAACGCTGGGTCTTAATATCTGCTCAGTTGAACCTAACATTCAACAAGTGGttctgattttggttttatagcatgtttacaaaatttaaccctttaacccccagaagtgattgacatgtaacttctcccgaTAATATCCGTACATCATTCTGgaaacaggtagtgagaatactaaaactcatcaggtaaaaaatattacctcgatcgaacaccaaattctcgtaaccaatttacaaggaaaatgtgtagcagctagaggggagaattgacaatcagatcttgggagttaaagggttaagtgatgAAAGAGGTCTACGTTAAGTCTGTTGTCAAACCAAAATCGAAGTAACAATATCTAGTTAAAAGGTGTAGCAACAAAAATAACCATTGTTTTgtaagtaataaaaataaagtcaCGTATAAATGACACGTAAAATTATTTAACTCACAATTACTAATCAATCATTTCGAGCGCTTTTCGATAGTGtcttaaaaccaaaatcaaagtaataataatGGCCAATCGGAAGAGAGGAAAATATCTttgagagccaatgagaactcaaagtaaaaccaaccGAACTgtttaaagcgcgggaaaacgcgagtgaccaaatCGTGacttgttttagttttgcatctgattggttgagagagtggcgcgagttttctggaccaatcaaagagcgaggtatagcaaaaccaaagcagtccaggattactttcgacactagATCGAAAATTGCTCTACATTCACTGCACAGAGAAGTACCTTTGCACAAGATTTGGACTCAACCCGATTTAGTCAGAACAAAAAGTATACACAAGACAAAACTTACTTTTGTTTGCACTCTTCCACCAAAGCATCTCCAGCCTCTACTCTTTCCATGACTTTTCTAGTATTTAAGACGAGCCAGTCGATCACCTGAAATGGTACATATTACTTCCTTAGCTAAAATATGTATTTTTCCCTACTGGGTATTAACTGATTCTGACGAAGAACTAACTCTCGatacgtcagctttagaaactctttacggtggccaatttacattatcaactctgcTGATTAAACCAGAATATCTTGTTAAACGCcccgccgacgcagcaccatagttcctttagaaacttatccccttgGTCTAACAATATTGAGGGTTCTTGGAAGTTTCGCCCCTTTTCCTTTGCttaaaagaagttttttatGACAGGGCACGAACCAGGTTATTTTGATGTGAGATTTTTCTGAGGAAGTTTAAGCACCTTAACTCATGctaaatgaaagaaaacgaagaaaacaagaaattgtTAGGCTATCAGCAAATCTATGAAACTATGTCAGGATTTTGGTCGTACAAACTAGTTCATCTTGGTCATGAATCGAACAACACGACCATGCGGTCAACAACCCACCTATTTTCATGTCAACCATCAAAGTTGTTGACAAGTGAAATATCACGAGTACAGCGCAAAGTAAATAACAATCCTGATACTACAACATATAAGCTCGACTAGTTGACTGCGAGCGCCGACGTAAAGAGCATTTGACTTTGGCCGTTGTCTCATTTTATAAGGAGCGTATCAAATTGGTGTTGCAGTTGTGTTTCCTACCTCAGGTTCTTTCCACGCATGGTAAGTCCTACCAACATACAGAGCCTCCAACTGCTTTAAAGCGAGGGGCTCACTACAgacaaaataaaccaaatattcaaaaataaaccaaatattCAAAAATAAACCAACTGTGCATAGTGTAATACATAAAAGAAGGACTTCCTTTCTGAAAAAAGTCCACTATATCTCTTGTTGGCATATTTTTACGCTGAATTTCCTTCCTCTTAGGATATTTTCAATCTAAGTGACGGAAGTGACGAAGGCTACTTCTTGTAGTTTTCGTGTGTGTAAATAACAGACAATGACAGGATATCTAGAAAGGATTGAGAATCGAAGTCCGGTCGGAATaaagattttttgtttatccCCTGACTTATGtcctctatttgttaaatattcgACGAGCGAACTCAATATTTACCTTCTCACTCGATCTGTTCTCACACACGACGCTTTTAACATTGCTGGACCTCACAGTATACAAAACGTTTGTCGCATATGAACCTAGTACAAGGCCTCGCTCGCCAAGGAGCTCTTTGTAGCTCAATTGACAGACCATTCGACAGTGAAGACGAATTTCGAACGGTTAGTCATGCTTCCGTATTAAGTAGGAAATTCGTACCACATACTTTTTGACGCAGGGGATAAAAATCACATCTAACTCCCGTGAgcgaccaagaaagaatttcttcttataatatcaatacaataccaagaagaaaaagtgatgaaaattcagaaaaatataaaaattaggaaattattagttgatccaataccaaattctccgaactaacatcatgggaattgtacagcagacagtaaggagaattcctagtgagatcttggaagtgagaAGGTTAAAGAATACAATGGAAATACCTGTTTGCTTTGACAGGGGAGAAAAATGGATGCTGAATGAGGCTTGAGTCCAATGCAACATTACACTTATCCATGAGAGGAGATAAAACCTAACAAAATATTACGGTCAGTAAAAACAtgataagaatgaaaacaaagaaaacgccAACAGTAAAATCGCAAAGTGACTATTCCTTTTGACTTTTCAATGTTGTCATGACTTTGATTTTTGCCTCGACGGGTCTCAAGCTACTGTCcatcttaaaaaattttcgCGGCCTGTGTTTAGCCTATCCTGTACTTCCTCGGAAAATGATACCTGGGTCGGGTTTTCTATCCTACAGGGCTTGTGATTCAAAGGTTTTAACTAGTTGAAGGTGTTTCTATAGGGTGAGGAAAAAAAACGGCTCAAAATACCATTGCATGGCTCCTGTAAGTTAGCATAAATCTGCTCGACAACCCTTGTCAGTAAACAATCTAGGTGCTACGGTTTTCAATACTATCACGAAAGAACtttctcctttgttttgttACCATTCTTAAAGCAGAAATGATCATGGCCATAACCTGAGTGTTTACACTGTAtagtggaaatttttttaattgtcaagTAACCCTTAGGAGTATCAAAACACAGTAAATGTTATAGAGAGGGTTACGGAGCATACTCCTTTAAATTTGGAATTGTCATAATTCTGATTTAAATTTAGTGCTCGTCAAAAACAAACCCGATAGATTTATGATAAAACTGATAAAACAGACAGCAGTGACACATACCATTGGGAACATAATCAATGCCGCCTGGAGCTGAAATAATAGTACATCGTTGcacaattaaaataaagaataaaacttttgggtCTCTATGCGATCCGATTTCTTTTCTATCTTCTATCCAACAGAGTAACTAACATCGTAGAAATATTGGTAGTACTAGATGTAATTAGACTGAAGTTTGAAAGTGGTGCTAGGGAAGGTGGGGGGGAAGAGAGAACACAGTTTTTCCAGTGCTAGAGAGGGATGGTTATGGGAAAAGAAAGTCCTGTTGCACGTTGACTAAACAAAAGCCCCTTAAAATTAGCGGTctcttttcacaaaaaaataaattgaaaaagttataaACGAGCATCAAACAGTTTTCCATCTACTTTGGTCTTTTGATAAGACCTCTGCCAAACATTGCTGGCAgtaatgaaagtgaaagtggGACGAAGCAGGGACTGTTTCAATGACCATAGAAAAGTGCTCTTTCAACAGCTGTGATGATTAACAAAAATTAGAGCTTCGACTGGTATAACCACTCAATATCTGCTTGGTAGAATTGTTTGGTAAAATTCATACTTAGTTTTTGACGATCAAACAACTGCTTGGTAACCCAAAATACTATTTTGCACAGAATgtagaaaagaaacaacagccTACCAGTTCATCTGCTCTCTTGGTCTCGCCATGCTTTCTATTGAATTGGAAATATGCGAGAGCCACAGAAAAAGCAAAGTTTGGTAACTGGGATAAGTTTCTGTGAGgctgaaaagtttgaaaaaaaaaaaagagcataaTTTAACCCAAATTAATTCACAACGAAGGAATAAAAGTAGTTGTCAACAATAACATTTATGAGTTCCTCATGAGCTCAGAAGCGAAAGGAAGAATATAGTAAATGGTTTGAATGCAGGAGGTCTGGGAGGAACAGTTGATctttcattcgctctgacgaaggactaacgctcaaaacatcagctttacaaactctcTGATGTGGCCAATTTATaatatcaacttagttgatgaaactaaattatcttcccactgacacagcacgacagtttctttagaaacgtacccctTTCATTCAGTTGATTATGCTGTCTGGTCATtcgttaaaaataataaaaataataatgatggaGTAATTGTGAAGCGCACTACTCGTATAAAAATATTCCGTGGTGCTTCAcagtaatggaaaaaaaaagttcatttatAAACTTCCTAAAAGGTCAGTCTTCAAAGCTAGAGGATAGCCCTGTGAAGGACTGTTATCGGTTATAATGACTGAAGTTTCCACAACCTTCCCAAAGTCtttatcagagtcaagtgagtgAGTAGAGTGTCATAATTCTGGTTCCTGTCAACTCAGATTAAAACACTCCACTGACAAATAGCTCTTTGACTATTCCAACCCATATGATCACACAATATGGGCATCCCTTTAAGATATTCATTGTACACTGTTTACCTCCCACTCTTCAAACAATCGTATGAGGAAGCTAAATTGCTCTGACTGTAACGCATAGAAATCGATCATAAGGAGAACACCAAGGGGATCTTCATCTGGGTCTAgactaaaaggaaaattaaacattttgttaaccctttgaacctttagagtgattagcatataatttctcctcacaatattgctcttgaattaaacattaaggtcacgagaataagggaaatggtcaccaactaagAAAGCTTTAGATCGttcgacaaattctccttgtcagcacctttgggaATATTTAGACAACAGTAAAGAagatatgcatactgatgtcagggtgtagaGGGTTTACAGTTGTCTCAATGTACAAGTCCTGCCAACCAGCCAGGTTGTTCAGAAAAACAATATGCTAATCATGAAGTAACTTTAAAGTtacttcaaaacataaaaattaataaagtcTTCTCTTTGGGTCTGTTTTTCACCATATTCTAAGTCTAATTTCCTCTCCCCCTTCTAACAAGAATGTAAAGATGATTTAAGAGTGACAGGAGTCAACATACCAGACACACCTTTAATATCAGAGAAAAATGTAATAAcccaaaatcgaaaaaaagtaactaaacattgaatttaatttgaaaataatctcACCTTAGCAAGAGCTTGCATAACTCCAGCGATGTCCTGTAGCATCCTAAAATTCAATTAACCAATTACAttaatcacaaaaaaattaaaacagctaCAGTTTTTCTCAAATGTTAAAAGTAAAGACAGTTACAAGGAATCTATCACAATCCTGTTGTTGCCATTGTGTGATGTAAATCATTGCCCAAAGTAGTCAAGCTGAGCTGAACTCCATTAAATGTGATATACCAAAACACTGAAGGAAAAATACATGAGGCAAAAGTATAAGTGTTCTGTATACTAGGTACCTTTTTGGCCCACAAAGATGATCTGGCGAAATAAAGCTATGAAGAATGATCTgcagaaagacagaaaaaaagtgaaCACAACTTCAACCAGCTAAGAAGGTTACAACTTTTTGAATGCTTATATTACACAAAGAAAGGTAAGGTTAATTATATCAAGAAACAAGATTAAAATCTTGATTGTGAATTGCTTTGCTGTACCCCTTCTTTTGCATGATATTACACCTACAGAGCACATTTTACACTAAACTTATGTTAACCTTGGTGAGACAAAGTTTTTCCCTCTTTACCTGTTTTCTGCTCTTCTATACTCAAGTCTTGACCACCCATTAGTGAGACTGAACAAGGTATGGAAACTTCTTTCAAGACAGTATAGTGCTCTTTCTGAAATAAgtttgagttaaagaaaaatagttATGACTTGTTCCTTAGCAGTAGCTGCAGCACTACAAGAAATAATATCTTTGATTTGATAATAAAACAGCAATAAAAATTAGTGTAGGAAATAAGCTGTCCTTTTTATCACCTGAACAAATTACACAAATTGtgaacaaaaatgttttcactctttttctatgggaaatcaatcaatcatttgGCAAACCAATTGACAAAACTACTGCTGAGTATTAGCAAAGAAATAActtcattttgatcaaaataatgaCAATGTAACAATCcagcaacttttcttttttttggctGCAAACCTAAAAATAATCTGTTCATGATTAGTGACAACATAGGAATTCAACCAAAAGAGAGAATCAAAATGGCACCAATAGCAAAGATTGTCCAGTCACCTATCAGCTCTGCAGCCATCTGGTAATCTTCTCCCATCTTGCAGATCTCACTGAGTTGCAGCAGAGAATCAATATGATATGGATGAGTGTTTAAAATGGCCTGAAACATAAAAACACAGACATCATCTAGattactgaaaaataattttgcttaaTTTGAAGCTGTGCAGGAGATGCATTGGCCTACTGGCTGGTGCAGAAGAATCTGAGCTTCTGATGGGTTCAGCTTCTGCCCCTGGCCAcatcattgtgttgtgttcttggacaaaaATACTTCACTCTCTTTCCAAACAAGAGTTTAAAAGTGCTCTCGAGGAAATGTCAGGGAAACATGACAACTGATGCTGGAGtaagatggggggggggggggggtgggggggtttGGGTGAACTAGTAGCCCATTCAGGGGGAGTGGTAATAACCCTGGTCATAATCTTTATAATAACCTTTGTAATAATCCGTAATAATCCGTAATAATCCctcatgctacagaaaccagAATAAGATATTGCTGGATGGGCCATTTGGCTTAAGAGCAGAGATTACAATTGTTTACTGGTGCAATAGAATAATTCACATAAAGAGATGTAGTTTGGATGTAATGACTCTACTGCCTCCAGAAATATGAATTGGATTCATGGCTTAAGAGcactttgtctttgtttaaaGCTGTGACAATAATTCTGTGGGAACCAAATTTCCATTTCGAATTAAAGGTTTAATCCTCACAAAGTGAAAACTCAAACCACTGGGAAAACACAACTCAAAATCTCTGCTCTCTCAAAAAACGTCCCCGATACATATTTTTACGAGTTACGTAACTGGAACTGAGGCTCACAATTTCAAAACGAGGTTATCAGTCACGCaactccaaaaaaaaaggaaaaaacagtcACGACAATTTACTTACAGAAATGTTATTGGGATGTAATGATTCCACTGCCTCCAGAAATAAGAACTGGACCTCTTGATAAGATGGAGAGTGTTCAAATGCAAAGTAGCAGTAGCTATAAATGtacagaggaaaaaatatcaaaaagaaacatttgtgCAATACAAATAGCTTAAACCAATTGACCTAATGTTActtacacactaacatcagtatgcatattctccatactgttttctatatatttctaaggtgctgacaaggagaattcatttaacaatcaagagcttctttaattggtaatcattttctttattctcgtgaccctaATGAGTGGTTCAGGGCTGATacagcaaggagaaattagatgcttatcactttaaggatgtaaagggttaataactgAATTGTGAAAGGTCAGTGTAATATAATTGGGTCAAGCAACCCAACCTTTCAAAAAGCAGACCTAAGTGATCAATGGGCACCTTACCCATGTCTTGTATACAGAAGCTTCATGCTCACTCCTGTGAAAGCAAAATTATCAAACATTATATAAaaagctcagttatgcacgcattctgattggttctcacttatgatctattggaggacagacatatagatgacgtcatcattaaaaatctttttctaattctttattatataaaacaaatagattcaaaAGATAAGAGTGGTCATGACATGAAATATGAAGAAACATATATGCATttaacaattcaatttttaCCAGTTGCTTTTATGGGTGGCCATGTTGACTTCACCGTAACCAGCCTGTTGGAATAAAAACATGACTTCTTACAGTATTTATGAActatttaaaaccaaattcaaagCATTACCACATAAAAAAGCAGGATTTGACACTCTTCTCACACCACGGCTACTTATGACAACTTAAATGCCACAACACGACCTTTCCTACACACTCACTGAGACCATCCATGCACATAATGAGAAAATTGGGTAGCCCTCCATATCATGTATCATGACTTATTTGGTTCCCTTGGTACTTAACAGAAGTCCAATGTTTAAAGGAGCTAAATATTTAAGTCATTATCATTGGCAATCAATTTAGGGTTTCAGGTCACCAAATAAAGACTAAAAAAGGGCACAACATTGAGAATGACAATAGTCTAGATCTGAATTAAGAAGGTAGGAGATACCCTTGAAAATTGTTTAGGTTAGATTTGTCTTTAGACTGTAATACTTCTTTAAAAACTGCTATTTCTTATATACTGCAGAAAGTTTCAAATGATCAggtgaaaaaaatctttacaaGAGATTCTAAAGATAAAttgcacaaaaagaaaaacacaaagtaAAGAAATGTATCCTGTAAATGTATAACAGATATCATATAAATCCACCTTGTGGAACGATGATAAACTCGCTGATGTGCTTTTCTCTgcctgcaaaaaaattattgattagcaatgataattgaactgagtggagtgcaattttgtctgaaattatatgcaagatttcaaaatcaagtgAGTGCCCAGCACTAgtagtttgatttgaaatcacagctatgatttcagaccaaaatatggtatgaataaattatgaataaacACACCAATGGGAGTCAATCAGATTacatggatcaccagtgatttcaaaataaacgtAATAAAAAAACTAATTCCTGATCTTaacatgttattttaaaaaaaaaatcatcattagCAGTAGTTAAAATAAAGCCTGGAAAAAACAGGCTTTATTTGTATTACTGTTTAAGTACTGGTACTGGGGTAGTGATCACTCTCATTGTCACTTATCA
This region of Pocillopora verrucosa isolate sample1 chromosome 3, ASM3666991v2, whole genome shotgun sequence genomic DNA includes:
- the LOC131772344 gene encoding ribosome quality control complex subunit TCF25 isoform X1, translated to MSSRLLRKLQGENELEISHGDEEDEDYFNLAAPVKSKKRGKPVVNPFDLLNVEDEQSDEDSEDDQEDENLTETLEHNINEEKPSPGEIAEKQLPKKKRKKKKKKGKGETENGKVVNKRDSADGAITKVNNQPKHEDKKSGPVTTYGESTSKVLDTKAVLNVEHRNLNAENEMKRRFGSHIVRAEQRQRKAHQRVYHRSTRLVTVKSTWPPIKATGVSMKLLYTRHGYCYFAFEHSPSYQEVQFLFLEAVESLHPNNISAILNTHPYHIDSLLQLSEICKMGEDYQMAAELIERALYCLERSFHTLFSLTNGWSRLEYRRAENRSFFIALFRQIIFVGQKGCYRTSLELCKLLLSLDPDEDPLGVLLMIDFYALQSEQFSFLIRLFEEWEPHRNLSQLPNFAFSVALAYFQFNRKHGETKRADELLQAALIMFPMVLSPLMDKCNVALDSSLIQHPFFSPVKANSEPLALKQLEALYVGRTYHAWKEPEVIDWLVLNTRKVMERVEAGDALVEECKQKRQVRYKGTPRNIYRHLVMSDIKDAAVSLPMDLANVPLVSYDPLPPRDSVTGYSRPPRRVETVGEDSGPLSMFFRSLLPSFSAQTRSGPRVEVRLEQPVEGAEGGPRPLRDTELVRGVENLMVAMRELLNTLSYRGQPEEAGGEEGEDGREENHAEDDWEEEWD
- the LOC131772344 gene encoding ribosome quality control complex subunit TCF25 isoform X2 translates to MSSRLLRKLQGENELEISHGDEEDEDYFNLAAPVKSKKRGKPVVNPFDLLNVEDEQSDEDSEDDQEDENLTETLEHNINEEKPSPGEIAEKQLPKKKRKKKKKKGKGETENGKVVNKRDSADGAITKVNNQPKHEDKKSGPVTTYGESTSKVLDTKAVLNVEHRNLNAENEMKRRFGSHIVRAEQRQRKAHQRVYHRSTRLVTVKSTWPPIKATGVSMKLLYTRHGYCYFAFEHSPSYQEVQFLFLEAVESLHPNNISAILNTHPYHIDSLLQLSEICKMGEDYQMAAELIERALYCLERSFHTLFSLTNGWSRLEYRRAENRSFFIALFRQIIFVGQKGCYRTSLELCKLLLSLDPDEDPLGVLLMIDFYALQSEQFSFLIRLFEEWEPHRNLSQLPNFAFSVALAYFQFNRKHGETKRADELLQAALIMFPMVLSPLMDKCNVALDSSLIQHPFFSPVKANSEPLALKQLEALYVGRTYHAWKEPEVIDWLVLNTRKVMERVEAGDALVEECKQKRQVRYKGTPRNIYRHLVMSDIKDAAVSLPMDLANVPLVSYDPLPPRDSVTGYSRPPRVETVGEDSGPLSMFFRSLLPSFSAQTRSGPRVEVRLEQPVEGAEGGPRPLRDTELVRGVENLMVAMRELLNTLSYRGQPEEAGGEEGEDGREENHAEDDWEEEWD